From the genome of Candidatus Hydrogenedentota bacterium:
ACGCGCAGTGCGGCCAAGGCGCCGATCGCCGTGCCAATCGCGCCGCCAATGATGACCCACTCAAAAGAGATAATGTCCTTGTTCAACAAGGTAACGGCTATGGCGAGCAACATGCCGCACGCCGAGACCATATTCCCGCGCACGGCGGTCGTCGGCTTCGCCAGCATCTTCAGCCCGTAAATAAACGTCACGGCCGAGACCATGTACGCGATTTCAATCAGCGCCTTCGTGATGTCCATTACTTCTTCCCTCCCTTGCCCTGGAACATCCGCAGCATCCGGTCCGTCACCAGGTATCCCCCGGCGACGTTGATCATCGCGCAGACCATGGCGAGCATCCCCACCACGATGAGCAACCAGCTGTTCGCGCCCTGACCCGCCGCGATACAGGCCCCCACGATGGTGATGCCCGAAATCGCGTTCGACCCCGACATCAGCGGCGTATGCAGTTGCGACGGCACCTTCGTCAGCAATTCCACTCCGAGAAACACCGCAATGAGAAACGTGAAGAGCAGGAGCAGCATCGGGTTCAGCCGCCGCCCTTCCGACGGCACGTCAACGCCGGGCGGCGCCGCTTCCGAGTCCGCGCCTTGTACGGCCGCTTCCTGCGGGGGCGTCGTCTCGGCAGCGGCAAAATGCGCGGCGCCCAGCAGGGCCAACACGGCCAGCAGGCACATGGATGCCAGCATCCACATGCCCAGGATGCGGTCGGCGCGCCGCGATTCCGGAGTAGCGTTTTGGTCTCGCATAATCAGTTCCTCGCCTTCTTGAGCATCTCATTGCGCAATTCGCCTTCGTGTACTACCAGGCAACCACGCATGATTTCATCTTCCAGTTTGAGCTTGAACGACTTGCTCTCCTTGTCCCAGAAATGTTCCACGAGGCTGGCTACGTTCGCCGCGTACATCTGGCTCGCATGCACCGGCACGCGCCCGGGCAGATTGTAGAATCCGATGACGCGCACGCCGCCGACTTCCGTCTCTTCGCCTGGCTTTACGCAAGCAACATTGCCGCCCGTATCCACCGCGCAGTCCACCACCACACTGCCCGGCCGCATAGCGCGGACCATGGCCTCGGTCACAATTACGGGCGCCTTCTTGCCGAACACCTGCGCCGTCGTGATCACCACATCGGATTGTGCGATGACCTTGGCCATCCCCTCCTTCTGCATCTCTTTTTGTCCTTCCGTCAACTCAAGGGCGTACCCGTCCTTCGTCTGGCCCGTTTCGCCCAAATCGATCTTCACGAATTTCGCGCCGAGCGACAGCACCTGCTCCTCGACAACGGGACGCGTGTCGAACGCTTCCACACGCGCGCCGAGGCGCTTCGCCGTCGCAATGGCTTGCAGCCCCGCGACGCCGCAGCCGATGATGAACACGCGCGCCGGCTTCAACGTCCCCGCAGGCGTCATCATCATTGGCATGACGATGGGCATCCGAGACGCCGCCAGCACCACCGCCACGTACCCGGCCAGATTCGCCTGCGAACTCAGCGCGTCCATCTTCTGCGCCAGCGTTGTGCGCGGGATCATCTCCATGGCGATTGCCGATACGCCGCGGTTCATGAATTCATCCAGCAAGTGCTGCTTGTTGAAGGGGTCCAGATAACTCACGTGAATCGCGCCCGGTTTGAGTTGCCTGACCTCGTCCGGTTCCGGTTCGTTCAAGCGCAGCACCAGGTCCGCTGCGCCGAGCATTTCCGCCCGAGCGCCGGACACCTTCGCGCCCCCCCCTTCAAAGGCAGCGTCCGTGTAACCACAGGCCAGGCCCATGCCCGCTTCGACCACGATATCCGCCCCCTTGGATACCAGCTTCTTCACTGTCTCGGGCGTCATCGGAACGCGCAGTTCGCCTTTACGCGTCTCTTTGGGTACAAATACTTGCATAACCTACCGCTTCCCACTGGTTTTGCCGGCTTTCTTCTCAAGCCGCCGCAGAGCCTAGAGTGTACCTATCCGCGCAATGAGGTGTCAACGAAACGGAAGGCGGAAGAAGTGGTCAGGAACCTCTATATCCTGAAGCACCGCTCATTATCATAGAGGAATCGGTGAAACGGACGGAACGCGTCCGTTTTTCCGGGTTCCCTAAGCGTCTGTGTGCGAGCGGCGTTTTCTCCCGCCGCCTGTCCGGCCATCCGGCAGACTTGGCAGCGATGTTTCCGGTCATTACGCGCCGCCTACAACATATAGCAGCCCCAAAAACAGCGCCGAAACGCAATATATTGGGCCTAATCCCTCAAATTCCGGATTGACTTCCAATAGCTTGTATGGACCTCAAGAATCAAGGCAAAAAAAAGTGCTTGACAACTACTATATGTTGTGGTAAGCTGACCCCGGTGTTTGAGACCGGGGCCTGAGAAAACCCCATGGTTCAACAGCCCTGAGTGACTGAAGCCAATACCGCAGCCCAAGGGTTTCAGTCCATCAAAACCGTGACCCTCTTGCGCCCAAAAATTACGGGACCGGTTTTCAGACACTCCCCGCAATCGGGCGGCGGAGCCCCCACTCCGCCGCCCCTCTCCTTAGAGCCCGGGCGTTTCGTACACAACCCATCACAAGACGCAACTTTCGTCCCGTTCGCCCGTGCAGGCCTCGTGCCGAAACACGTCTCCGCGGATTCGCCCGCCCCGTCGGCCTTGTGTCGCGTACAGACAGTCACCAGGTTCCTTCCAGCTTCGCATACGTGCTATAATCGATTTCAATCCTGAGGCGACTATGAATCAGATTCAGGCAGAACATAAAGCCGGTAAACGAGTTAGCACGACGCACCGCGTATTCCCGGAATGGCTGCGCCGTTCCTGGCCCGCAGGCCGCGCGTTCGAGGAAGTGAAGGGCGTGTTGGCTGATACGGCGCTCCACACCGTATGTCAGAGCGCCCACTGCCCCAACCACGCGGAATGCTGGGGACGCCGCACCGCCACCATCATGGTGTTGGGCAACATCTGTACCCGGCATTGTGCCTATTGCGCGGTCATCAGTGGCCGTCCCGCCCCGCCCGACCCGATGGAACCGGTGCACGTCGCCAAGGCCGTACAACGCCTGGAGTTGCGCCATATGGTCATCACGACGGTCACCCGGGATGACCTGCCTGACCAGGGTTCCGGTCACATAGCCAGAACCATCGAGGCCGTAAAAAAGCGGAATCCCGGCACGACCATCGAGGCGCTGGTCCAGGATTTCAACCAGGATGCCGGCTGTATCCGGCGCGTTCTGGATGCCGGCCCCGAGGTATTCGGCCACAATATCGAGACCGTCGCACGACTGTTCCCCAAGCTGCGGGACAAGCGGTTCAGCTATGCGGGCGCGCTGCGGACCCTGCGCATCGCGGCGGACTTGGCGCCGCACACGCTGGTCAAGTCTGCATTCATGCTGGGTTGCGGGGAGACGGAAACCGAGGTGCGGCAAACGTTACGCGACCTGCGCGAAGCAGGCTGCGTNNNNNNNNNNNNNNNNNNNNNNNNNNNNNNNNNNNNNNNNNNNNNNNNNNNNNNNNNNNNNNNNNNNNNNNNNNNNNNNNNNNNNNNNNNNNNNNNNNNNGCGCTAATCAAGGACCCGAACGTGCACGTCGTCTGCGAACTGATTGGCGGCATCGAACCGGCGCGTTCATTCATCCTGAAAGCGCTCGAAGCAGGCAAACACGTCGTCACCGCGAACAAGATGCTGCTCGCGAAAACGGCGCAGGAACTGACGGACACGGCGGTGCGCCACGGGGCCGAGTTGCGTTTCGAGGCCGCGGTGGCGGGGTGCATCCCAATTATCAAGGCGGTGCGCGAAAGCCTCGCTTCGAACCAGGTACGTCATCTCTACGGCATCCTCAACGGCACATGCAACTACATCCTGACGCGCATGACCTACGAAGACAAGGAATTCGGCGACGTGCTGCGCGAGGCGCAGGCCGCGGGTTTCGCCGAAACGCCGCCCGACCTGGATATCCTGGGGCACGACACGGCGCACAAGTGCCAGATTCTCGCTTCGCTCTGTTACAGTTCGCATGTCGACCTGCAAGAGATCTA
Proteins encoded in this window:
- a CDS encoding NAD(P) transhydrogenase subunit alpha gives rise to the protein MQVFVPKETRKGELRVPMTPETVKKLVSKGADIVVEAGMGLACGYTDAAFEGGGAKVSGARAEMLGAADLVLRLNEPEPDEVRQLKPGAIHVSYLDPFNKQHLLDEFMNRGVSAIAMEMIPRTTLAQKMDALSSQANLAGYVAVVLAASRMPIVMPMMMTPAGTLKPARVFIIGCGVAGLQAIATAKRLGARVEAFDTRPVVEEQVLSLGAKFVKIDLGETGQTKDGYALELTEGQKEMQKEGMAKVIAQSDVVITTAQVFGKKAPVIVTEAMVRAMRPGSVVVDCAVDTGGNVACVKPGEETEVGGVRVIGFYNLPGRVPVHASQMYAANVASLVEHFWDKESKSFKLKLEDEIMRGCLVVHEGELRNEMLKKARN
- a CDS encoding lipoyl synthase, with the protein product MNQIQAEHKAGKRVSTTHRVFPEWLRRSWPAGRAFEEVKGVLADTALHTVCQSAHCPNHAECWGRRTATIMVLGNICTRHCAYCAVISGRPAPPDPMEPVHVAKAVQRLELRHMVITTVTRDDLPDQGSGHIARTIEAVKKRNPGTTIEALVQDFNQDAGCIRRVLDAGPEVFGHNIETVARLFPKLRDKRFSYAGALRTLRIAADLAPHTLVKSAFMLGCGETETEVRQTLRDLREAGCV
- a CDS encoding NAD(P) transhydrogenase subunit alpha — encoded protein: MLLLLFTFLIAVFLGVELLTKVPSQLHTPLMSGSNAISGITIVGACIAAGQGANSWLLIVVGMLAMVCAMINVAGGYLVTDRMLRMFQGKGGKK